A single window of Hymenobacter sp. APR13 DNA harbors:
- a CDS encoding T9SS type A sorting domain-containing protein yields MRKSVQRWHGLCALLLSAAATPALAEGSKQLTPNTNSTVALTDPANTRAGYLTHDVNLSGTTGGQDVSLGFLKPSTWVGPAGQAFSPDYRMFVHMEPGETLYYGVHRQPVSSNAQTQADLTLTLRYGAGVGTVVQATTLQRDAASPNQATLLTTVNGQPQAGVIATPAEAQAGPLPNAGGYQPLTYTNNTGAAQEFYVEFTQVGEETMTAENRRSDYDLWDFTVRTAGGTEKPGRLYSRHWAFTAGISEGPTGTSQFLNRLSANFILYPMVESRQAPGKYFVKEVELAGLRPLVFFFVSNEFGSDPSFGSTFAARRRSQLSKSSYTQYPNFISNPDAAIWPTAPEPTVSITPQPFCQDGVTKVAFTTRAAETGDFEILIDLNGTPGYQAGTRDRLFELNVTAGTANTLVWDGLDGTGVRVANGSTVTFNFTSNGAPVNFPVFDAEGNPDGFRVRNARSSTGAYDLLYWDDSLLPTAEFPNDRTQLAGVNSSTGVHRWGATTDDGDGYTVNTWTYGFSVFTGSRTFVYADVCDNDNDGVADATDIDDDNDGVLDVVEAMSGTAATDPGAFATTTSPIRYLDAAYVHPVLGTFVDTNNDGVNDLFDLDRDGIPNHFDLDADGDGLTDAFEANGNVTPTFTYGPFAFVVGSGQNTRTYTYQSAYSVTEGRYVTTATGTAPINGIYAGVGGNGLPDAVEGSVAYSKTGNGSNETVTVTENGVSRYNLVDTDNDVRSNLNGTARTYNFLDIDSDNDGITDEIEALSTTVYTTRRGQANFNTDADRDGLRDAYDASNGGVAGVTITSVVNTDGTDVADIFDIDSDNDNAGKTGLAINLQTADWSEAFANPTFAVSGGEIIAKARLFATNNPSKANYYPVSGPASGVTNSPFLLDADNDKIPNFLDLDNEYYRDDNFNGLVDLYDPAYGGTPSSAPRGSNTATEAAFRTNANAVPLPVELLSFQARAAGRDALLTWATASEKDNARFDVERSADGVTFAVVGSVRGNGTRSTRTDYAFTDKGAGAVAGTRYYRLRQVDVDGKESTTEVRVVSFDGKGAATLISVYPSPSTDKATLDLLALSQATYQVEVLGADGRRMLRFETTGGREVVLPVAEFAKGTYLIRVSGQGQRYLVKLLKN; encoded by the coding sequence ATGAGAAAATCCGTACAACGCTGGCATGGGTTATGCGCGCTGCTACTGAGTGCCGCGGCCACCCCGGCCCTGGCAGAAGGCTCCAAGCAACTCACGCCCAACACCAACTCGACAGTGGCCCTGACCGACCCGGCCAACACCCGTGCCGGCTACCTCACGCACGACGTGAACCTGAGCGGCACCACCGGCGGGCAAGACGTGTCGCTGGGCTTCCTGAAGCCCAGCACCTGGGTTGGCCCGGCCGGCCAGGCCTTCAGCCCCGACTACCGAATGTTTGTGCACATGGAGCCCGGCGAAACGCTCTATTATGGCGTGCACCGCCAGCCGGTTTCTTCCAATGCGCAAACGCAGGCCGACCTGACCCTGACACTGCGCTACGGCGCCGGCGTCGGCACGGTGGTGCAGGCCACCACCCTGCAGCGTGATGCAGCCAGCCCTAACCAGGCCACGCTGCTCACCACGGTGAACGGCCAGCCGCAAGCCGGCGTGATTGCCACGCCGGCCGAAGCCCAGGCGGGTCCGCTCCCCAATGCCGGCGGCTACCAGCCCCTGACGTACACCAACAACACCGGCGCCGCCCAGGAATTCTATGTGGAGTTCACGCAGGTGGGCGAGGAAACCATGACGGCCGAAAACCGCCGCTCCGACTACGACCTCTGGGACTTTACGGTCCGTACGGCCGGCGGCACCGAGAAGCCTGGCCGCCTCTACAGCCGCCACTGGGCCTTCACGGCCGGTATTTCGGAAGGCCCTACCGGCACCAGCCAGTTCCTTAACCGTCTGTCGGCCAACTTTATTCTCTACCCGATGGTGGAAAGCCGCCAGGCCCCGGGCAAATACTTTGTGAAGGAAGTGGAGCTGGCCGGTTTGCGCCCGCTCGTATTCTTCTTCGTGTCCAACGAATTCGGCTCCGACCCCTCGTTCGGGTCTACGTTTGCCGCCCGGCGCCGCAGCCAGCTGAGCAAGTCGTCGTACACGCAGTATCCCAACTTCATCAGCAACCCCGATGCCGCCATCTGGCCCACTGCGCCCGAGCCGACGGTGAGCATAACACCCCAGCCGTTCTGCCAGGACGGCGTGACGAAGGTGGCCTTCACCACCCGCGCCGCCGAAACCGGCGACTTCGAGATTCTGATTGACCTGAACGGCACGCCCGGCTACCAAGCCGGCACGCGCGACAGGCTGTTTGAACTGAACGTAACGGCCGGCACAGCCAACACCCTGGTCTGGGACGGCCTGGATGGCACCGGCGTACGGGTAGCCAACGGCTCGACCGTTACTTTCAACTTCACCAGCAACGGTGCCCCGGTCAATTTCCCCGTGTTTGATGCCGAAGGCAACCCCGACGGCTTCCGCGTGCGTAACGCCCGCTCCTCCACCGGAGCCTACGACCTGCTGTACTGGGACGATTCGCTGCTGCCTACGGCCGAGTTTCCGAATGACCGCACCCAGCTGGCGGGCGTGAACTCCAGCACCGGGGTGCACCGCTGGGGCGCTACCACCGACGACGGCGACGGCTACACCGTCAACACCTGGACCTACGGCTTCTCCGTGTTCACCGGCAGCCGCACCTTCGTGTATGCCGACGTCTGCGACAACGACAACGACGGCGTAGCCGATGCCACCGACATCGACGACGACAACGACGGCGTCCTCGACGTAGTGGAAGCTATGTCGGGTACGGCCGCCACCGACCCCGGCGCCTTCGCCACCACCACCTCCCCCATCCGCTACCTCGACGCGGCGTACGTGCACCCCGTGCTGGGCACGTTCGTGGACACCAACAACGACGGCGTCAACGACCTGTTCGACCTGGACCGCGACGGCATTCCGAACCACTTTGACCTGGACGCCGACGGCGACGGGCTCACGGATGCGTTTGAGGCTAATGGTAATGTCACGCCCACCTTCACGTATGGCCCTTTCGCGTTTGTAGTTGGAAGTGGTCAAAACACCCGCACCTACACGTACCAGAGCGCTTACAGCGTCACGGAAGGCCGCTACGTTACTACTGCTACCGGCACCGCGCCCATCAACGGCATTTACGCGGGCGTAGGGGGCAACGGCCTGCCCGATGCGGTGGAAGGCTCGGTAGCGTACAGCAAGACCGGCAACGGCTCCAACGAAACTGTTACCGTGACCGAGAACGGCGTCAGCAGATACAATCTGGTTGATACCGACAACGACGTGCGCAGCAACCTCAACGGCACGGCCCGCACCTACAACTTCCTCGATATCGACTCCGACAACGACGGCATCACCGATGAAATTGAGGCGCTGAGCACGACCGTTTATACCACCCGCCGCGGCCAGGCCAACTTCAACACTGACGCCGACCGGGACGGCCTGCGCGATGCCTACGACGCCAGCAATGGGGGCGTTGCGGGTGTTACTATCACCAGCGTGGTCAACACCGATGGTACCGACGTAGCCGACATCTTCGACATCGACTCCGACAACGACAACGCCGGCAAGACGGGCCTGGCCATCAACCTGCAAACGGCCGACTGGTCGGAAGCTTTTGCCAATCCTACTTTCGCTGTATCGGGTGGAGAAATTATTGCTAAAGCGCGTCTTTTTGCCACCAACAACCCCAGCAAAGCCAACTATTACCCTGTTTCTGGCCCAGCCAGCGGCGTCACGAACTCGCCCTTCCTGCTGGACGCCGACAACGACAAGATTCCCAACTTCCTCGACCTAGATAACGAGTACTACCGCGACGACAACTTCAATGGTCTGGTAGACCTCTACGATCCGGCCTACGGCGGCACGCCTTCTTCGGCGCCGCGGGGCTCGAACACGGCAACCGAAGCGGCCTTCCGTACCAACGCCAATGCCGTACCGCTGCCCGTGGAGCTACTCAGCTTCCAGGCCCGCGCTGCCGGCCGCGACGCGCTGCTGACCTGGGCTACGGCTTCGGAGAAAGACAACGCCCGTTTCGACGTAGAGCGCTCCGCTGATGGCGTGACCTTCGCGGTAGTGGGCTCGGTACGGGGCAACGGCACCCGCAGCACCCGCACCGACTACGCCTTCACCGACAAGGGCGCCGGCGCGGTAGCCGGCACGCGCTACTACCGCCTGCGCCAGGTTGATGTGGATGGCAAGGAGTCGACCACGGAAGTGCGGGTAGTAAGCTTTGACGGCAAAGGCGCGGCTACGCTGATTTCGGTGTACCCTTCGCCCTCAACGGACAAGGCAACCCTCGACCTGCTGGCGCTGAGCCAGGCCACCTACCAGGTGGAAGTTCTGGGGGCTGATGGCCGCCGGATGCTGCGCTTTGAAACCACGGGCGGCCGCGAGGTGGTCCTGCCGGTAGCGGAGTTTGCCAAAGGCACGTACCTGATCCGGGTGAGCGGCCAAGGCCAGCGCTACCTGGTGAAGCTGCTCAAAAACTAG
- a CDS encoding VOC family protein, which produces MEIDHLFIFSDSPHAAAEELRALGLTEGSGRAHPGQGTSNRKFYFENGFLEILWVHDAAEINSPLLRPTQLGERARYATTGASPYGLCLVNTPDTDPIFAAAVAYQPVYFPAGLPIDVLPHTHNPSLPWTFRLPFKGPKAATTEPTRHPAGLRRLTRAAFGLAKYDAADLLLLQLAGQPQLAFGPAAANSLVLTFDEHRQGQTAHFSDLHLTIAY; this is translated from the coding sequence ATGGAAATCGACCACCTCTTTATCTTCTCCGATTCGCCACACGCCGCCGCCGAGGAGTTGCGGGCTCTGGGCCTGACTGAAGGCAGCGGCCGCGCGCATCCCGGGCAGGGCACCAGCAACCGGAAGTTCTACTTCGAAAACGGGTTTCTGGAGATTCTGTGGGTGCACGATGCCGCCGAAATCAACAGCCCGCTGCTGCGGCCCACCCAACTGGGCGAGCGGGCCCGCTACGCCACCACGGGAGCTTCGCCCTACGGCCTGTGCCTGGTGAATACGCCCGATACCGACCCGATTTTTGCGGCAGCCGTGGCCTATCAGCCGGTGTATTTCCCGGCGGGCCTGCCCATTGATGTGCTGCCCCACACCCATAATCCCAGCCTGCCCTGGACGTTTCGGCTACCCTTCAAAGGCCCCAAAGCTGCCACCACCGAGCCTACCCGGCACCCGGCGGGTCTGCGCCGCCTCACGCGCGCCGCTTTCGGGCTGGCGAAGTACGATGCCGCTGATTTGCTGCTGCTGCAGTTGGCAGGGCAGCCGCAACTGGCGTTTGGGCCAGCCGCCGCCAATTCCCTGGTGCTTACTTTCGATGAGCATCGCCAGGGCCAAACTGCGCATTTCTCTGATCTACATCTTACTATTGCCTATTAG
- a CDS encoding MBL fold metallo-hydrolase, translating to MNILGKNPSRNSQSQFVGLENYHNGQFRNPGDVQFSPADAKLGQLLRDYLRRPATVTPSRPIPSVTTDLRQLPAQASPTLVWFGHSSYLIKAQGLTVLVDPVFSGAASPVPYSVQAYAGANTYQVADLPPIDVLLITHDHYDHLDYATVRQLRDKVARVVVPLGVGSHFRHWGFEAARITELNWHDTTTLPGGAQLTATPAQHMSGRGVRARRTLWASYVLQLPGHRLFLGGDSGYGPHFRAIGAQYGPFDLAVLENGQYNELWHAVHTLPAETARAAQELGARLLLPVHWAKFTLGYHPWNEPIRLLLPAAAALGVPVTVPRIGEPYTLGEPVKQAAWWDFD from the coding sequence ATGAACATACTGGGTAAAAACCCTTCCCGAAACAGTCAAAGCCAATTTGTGGGGCTGGAAAACTACCACAACGGCCAGTTCCGCAACCCGGGCGACGTGCAATTTAGCCCCGCTGATGCCAAGCTGGGCCAGCTGCTGCGCGACTATTTGCGCCGTCCAGCCACCGTCACGCCCTCGCGCCCGATACCGTCGGTAACGACCGACCTGCGGCAGCTGCCCGCACAGGCCTCGCCCACGCTGGTGTGGTTCGGCCACTCGTCGTACCTGATCAAGGCGCAGGGCCTCACGGTGCTCGTGGATCCGGTGTTCAGCGGGGCTGCCTCGCCGGTGCCGTACTCGGTGCAGGCCTACGCGGGGGCCAACACCTACCAGGTCGCCGACCTGCCGCCCATCGACGTGCTACTCATTACCCACGACCACTACGACCACCTCGACTACGCCACCGTGCGCCAGCTCCGCGACAAAGTGGCGCGGGTGGTGGTGCCGCTGGGCGTGGGTAGCCACTTCCGGCACTGGGGCTTCGAGGCGGCGCGCATCACCGAGCTGAACTGGCACGATACCACCACGCTGCCGGGCGGGGCGCAGCTCACGGCCACGCCCGCCCAGCATATGTCGGGGCGCGGGGTGCGGGCGCGGCGCACGTTGTGGGCGTCGTACGTGCTGCAGCTGCCCGGCCACCGGCTGTTTCTGGGCGGCGACAGTGGCTACGGCCCGCACTTCCGGGCCATCGGCGCGCAATACGGCCCGTTTGATCTGGCGGTGCTGGAAAACGGGCAGTACAACGAGCTGTGGCACGCCGTGCACACGCTGCCCGCCGAAACGGCGCGGGCGGCGCAGGAGTTGGGCGCGCGCCTGCTGCTGCCGGTTCACTGGGCCAAGTTCACGCTTGGCTACCACCCGTGGAACGAGCCCATCCGCCTGCTGCTGCCCGCCGCCGCGGCTCTGGGCGTGCCCGTTACGGTGCCGCGCATCGGGGAACCTTACACGCTGGGCGAGCCAGTGAAACAGGCGGCGTGGTGGGATTTCGACTGA
- a CDS encoding phosphatase PAP2 family protein, with protein MIEALQSFDRWLLVAANTHRTPTLDALMVFFTERLVWFPAYFVLLVMLAYLFGRRAWLLLPLLGASVALADIISSRLFKPYFARLRPCHDPDLSATLNLINGCGGQFGFMSSHAANAFALTVFMALVLPRRYRVAKWLLLGWALVVSYSRMYLAAHFPSDVLAGAVLGSLLAWGCAALYKRLAARLFPAEKSLQPTRSMPEKAPVAR; from the coding sequence TTGATAGAAGCATTACAATCTTTTGACCGCTGGCTGCTGGTAGCCGCCAACACCCACCGCACGCCCACGCTGGACGCCCTTATGGTGTTCTTTACGGAGCGGCTGGTGTGGTTTCCGGCGTATTTTGTGCTGCTTGTGATGCTGGCCTACCTGTTTGGGCGGCGGGCCTGGCTGCTGCTGCCGCTGCTGGGCGCCAGCGTGGCCCTGGCCGACATAATTTCCAGCCGCCTGTTCAAGCCCTACTTCGCCCGCCTCCGCCCCTGCCACGACCCCGACCTGTCGGCCACGCTCAACCTGATCAACGGCTGCGGCGGGCAGTTTGGGTTTATGTCGTCGCACGCGGCCAACGCCTTTGCCCTCACGGTGTTTATGGCCCTGGTGCTGCCCCGGCGCTACCGCGTGGCCAAGTGGTTGCTGCTGGGCTGGGCGCTGGTCGTGAGCTACAGCCGCATGTACCTGGCCGCACACTTCCCATCCGATGTGCTGGCCGGCGCGGTGCTGGGCAGTTTGTTGGCCTGGGGCTGCGCTGCGCTGTATAAGCGTCTGGCTGCGCGCCTGTTTCCGGCCGAAAAGTCTTTGCAGCCAACCCGCTCTATGCCCGAAAAAGCACCGGTCGCCCGGTAG
- a CDS encoding thiamine pyrophosphate-dependent enzyme, producing MSLHAAPTLEADFTAAPPAPETLRRVYRLMRTADELARLYEENKAVTAKYVHATARGHEAIQLAAACQLGPQDYVAPYYRDDAMLLGIGLQPYELMLQLMAKRDDPFSGGRTYYSHPSLRRAGFPTIPHQSSATGMQAIPATGVAHGIKYLESQGLMGISNEQLVINNLPIVPGSEEAEQLILNSSLLITNSKAKPLVLCSIGDGAMTEGEVSEALQMAVLHQLPIIYLVQDNEWGISATGREMRAMDAYEFAAGFKGLHRLQFDGADFLASYAGMQQAADYVRERRGPVLVHARCPLLGHHTSGVRREWYRGDNLAQHSLQDPLPRFHQQLLELGFAEDELQQLAAEARATVEADYQRALAAPNPDPATFADHEFAPPAVTEEAGERTPAGADKALMVDAALHAVDDILREFPEALFYGQDVGGELGGVFREAALLAKKYGDARVFNTPIQEAYIVGSTAGMSAVGAKAIVEVQFADYIWPALNQLVEELSKSCYLSNGQFPVQSLIRVPIGAYGGGGPYHSGSIESTLLTIRGIKVVYPSNAADMKGLMRAAYLDPNPVVMLEHKGLYWSKVPGTEDAKTVEPATGYVVPLGKAAVAQQADATKLQNGETCVVITYGMGVHWAKTASRQFAGQVEILDLRTLNPLDYEAVEAAVRRHGKALVLTEEPLLNSFAESLAGRIQRTCFRQLDAPVFTLGAANLPAIALNVDLERQMLPNPDKVAAALAELLGY from the coding sequence ATGTCCCTGCACGCTGCCCCCACTCTGGAAGCTGACTTCACTGCCGCCCCGCCCGCGCCCGAAACGCTGCGCCGGGTGTACCGCCTGATGCGGACCGCCGACGAGCTGGCCCGCCTCTACGAAGAAAACAAGGCCGTGACGGCCAAGTACGTGCACGCCACCGCCCGCGGCCACGAGGCCATTCAGCTGGCCGCCGCCTGCCAGCTGGGCCCCCAGGACTACGTGGCGCCCTACTACCGCGACGACGCCATGCTGCTGGGCATCGGCCTGCAGCCCTACGAGCTGATGCTGCAGCTCATGGCCAAGCGCGACGACCCGTTTTCGGGCGGCCGGACCTACTACAGCCACCCCTCGCTGCGGCGCGCCGGCTTCCCTACCATTCCGCACCAAAGCTCGGCCACCGGCATGCAGGCCATTCCGGCCACCGGCGTCGCCCACGGCATCAAGTACCTGGAAAGTCAGGGGCTGATGGGAATTAGTAATGAGCAATTAGTAATTAATAATTTGCCAATTGTTCCAGGTTCGGAAGAGGCTGAACAGCTAATTCTTAATTCTTCATTACTAATTACTAATTCAAAGGCGAAGCCGCTTGTGCTGTGCTCTATCGGGGATGGGGCCATGACCGAGGGCGAGGTGAGCGAGGCGCTGCAGATGGCCGTGCTGCACCAGCTGCCCATTATTTACCTGGTGCAGGACAACGAATGGGGCATTTCGGCCACGGGCCGCGAGATGCGGGCCATGGATGCCTACGAGTTTGCGGCCGGCTTCAAAGGCCTGCACCGCCTGCAGTTCGACGGGGCCGACTTCCTGGCCAGCTACGCCGGCATGCAGCAGGCCGCCGACTACGTGCGCGAGCGGCGCGGTCCGGTGCTGGTGCACGCCCGCTGCCCGCTGCTGGGCCACCACACCAGCGGCGTGCGCCGCGAGTGGTACCGCGGCGACAACCTCGCCCAGCACTCCCTGCAGGACCCGCTGCCGCGCTTCCACCAGCAGCTGCTGGAGCTGGGCTTCGCCGAAGACGAGCTGCAGCAGCTGGCCGCCGAGGCCCGCGCCACCGTGGAGGCCGACTACCAGCGCGCCCTGGCCGCCCCCAACCCCGACCCCGCTACCTTCGCCGACCACGAGTTTGCCCCACCGGCCGTGACCGAAGAAGCCGGCGAGCGGACCCCCGCCGGCGCCGACAAGGCCCTGATGGTGGACGCCGCCCTGCACGCCGTGGATGATATTCTGCGCGAGTTTCCGGAGGCCCTGTTCTACGGCCAGGACGTGGGCGGCGAGCTGGGCGGCGTGTTCCGCGAGGCCGCCCTGCTGGCCAAGAAGTACGGCGACGCCCGCGTGTTCAACACGCCTATTCAGGAAGCCTACATCGTGGGCAGCACGGCCGGCATGAGCGCCGTGGGCGCCAAGGCCATTGTGGAAGTGCAGTTTGCTGACTACATCTGGCCGGCCCTCAACCAGCTGGTGGAAGAGCTCAGCAAATCGTGCTACCTCTCCAACGGCCAGTTTCCGGTGCAGAGCCTCATCCGGGTGCCCATCGGGGCCTACGGCGGGGGCGGGCCCTACCACTCGGGCTCCATCGAAAGCACGCTGCTCACCATCCGCGGCATCAAGGTGGTGTATCCGAGCAACGCGGCCGACATGAAGGGCCTGATGCGCGCCGCCTACCTCGACCCCAACCCTGTGGTGATGCTGGAGCACAAAGGCCTCTACTGGAGCAAGGTGCCCGGCACCGAAGACGCCAAAACCGTTGAGCCCGCCACCGGCTACGTGGTGCCCCTCGGCAAAGCCGCCGTGGCCCAGCAGGCCGACGCCACGAAGCTGCAAAACGGCGAAACCTGCGTGGTGATTACCTACGGCATGGGCGTGCACTGGGCCAAAACCGCCAGCCGCCAGTTTGCCGGCCAGGTGGAAATCCTGGATCTGCGCACCCTCAACCCGCTCGACTACGAAGCCGTGGAAGCCGCCGTCCGCCGCCACGGTAAGGCCCTGGTGCTCACCGAGGAGCCGCTGCTGAACTCCTTCGCCGAGAGCCTGGCCGGCCGCATCCAGCGTACCTGCTTCCGCCAGCTCGACGCGCCCGTATTTACGCTCGGCGCCGCCAACCTGCCCGCCATTGCCCTCAACGTGGACCTGGAGCGCCAGATGCTGCCCAACCCCGACAAGGTAGCCGCCGCCCTGGCCGAGCTGCTGGGCTACTAG
- the hemF gene encoding oxygen-dependent coproporphyrinogen oxidase encodes MLSAPTASFPTPRPAAEFRETVADWMRQFQDWLCQQLEQADGTGRFQEDAWQHHGGGGGRSRVLTHGTIIEKGGVNFSGVQGTMSEQAARVLLMPNPEYFATGVSVVQHPRSPQVPIAHMNVRYFEAGNGEAWFGGGLDLTPIYVDEAQARWFHEQIAAACAPHDPTYYARFKTWADDYFFLPHRQETRGVGGIFFDRLTVGKDGDRDALFAFVQAVGRVFGEAYCELLRQNADRPYSEREKQWQLVRRGRYAEFNLAFDRGTRFGLETGGRTESILMSLPPQCEWHYNFPIEPDSPEAATQQWLRKGVDWLAPR; translated from the coding sequence ATGCTTTCCGCCCCTACTGCCTCCTTCCCCACGCCCCGCCCCGCCGCCGAATTCCGTGAAACGGTGGCCGACTGGATGCGCCAGTTTCAGGACTGGCTCTGCCAGCAGTTGGAGCAGGCCGACGGCACGGGCCGCTTCCAAGAAGACGCCTGGCAGCACCACGGCGGCGGCGGCGGCCGCAGCCGGGTGCTCACCCACGGCACCATCATCGAGAAGGGCGGCGTGAACTTCTCGGGCGTGCAGGGCACTATGAGCGAGCAGGCCGCCCGCGTGCTGCTCATGCCTAACCCCGAGTATTTTGCCACCGGCGTGAGCGTGGTGCAGCACCCGCGCAGCCCGCAGGTGCCCATCGCCCACATGAACGTGCGCTACTTCGAGGCCGGCAACGGCGAAGCCTGGTTTGGCGGCGGCCTCGACCTGACCCCGATTTACGTGGACGAAGCCCAGGCCCGCTGGTTTCATGAGCAGATTGCCGCCGCCTGCGCGCCCCACGACCCCACCTACTACGCCCGCTTCAAAACCTGGGCCGACGACTACTTCTTCCTGCCCCACCGCCAGGAAACCCGCGGCGTGGGCGGCATCTTCTTCGACCGCCTCACGGTGGGCAAAGACGGCGACCGGGACGCTCTGTTTGCCTTCGTGCAGGCCGTGGGCCGGGTGTTTGGCGAAGCCTACTGCGAGCTGCTGCGCCAGAACGCCGACCGCCCCTACTCCGAGCGCGAAAAGCAGTGGCAGCTGGTGCGCCGCGGCCGCTACGCCGAGTTCAACCTGGCCTTCGACCGGGGCACGCGCTTCGGCCTGGAAACCGGCGGCCGCACCGAAAGCATCCTCATGAGTCTGCCGCCGCAATGCGAGTGGCACTACAATTTTCCCATTGAGCCGGACTCGCCCGAAGCCGCCACCCAACAGTGGCTGCGCAAAGGAGTCGACTGGCTGGCCCCTCGTTAA
- a CDS encoding phosphodiester glycosidase family protein, with protein MLLWPRLQPPAPRFLTYRVDLRRQALKLYWLDEQRRPLRSLDRLRSWLASRGDTLQFAMNGGMFRPGNAPLGLYIENEQQLMPLDTLAGAGNFYLQPNGVFYITLDNRAGVCPTADFRQLNLRHLVRYATQSGPMLVLDGQLHPAFRAGSANRQIRNGVGVLPDGRVLCALSREPVNFYVFARFFQQQGCRNALYLDGFVSRAYLPAQGWTQTDGDLGVLISVTSR; from the coding sequence TTGCTACTCTGGCCGCGGCTACAGCCACCGGCCCCGCGCTTCCTTACTTACCGGGTTGACCTACGCCGTCAGGCCCTAAAACTCTACTGGCTGGATGAGCAGCGCCGGCCGCTGCGTAGCCTGGACCGGCTGCGCAGCTGGTTGGCCAGCCGCGGCGACACACTGCAGTTTGCTATGAACGGTGGCATGTTCCGGCCCGGCAACGCGCCGCTGGGGCTCTACATCGAAAACGAGCAGCAATTGATGCCCCTGGACACGCTGGCCGGGGCTGGCAACTTCTACCTGCAGCCCAACGGTGTCTTCTACATCACGCTCGATAACCGGGCTGGCGTGTGCCCTACGGCCGATTTCCGGCAGCTGAACCTCCGGCACCTCGTGCGCTACGCCACGCAGTCGGGGCCGATGCTGGTGCTGGATGGGCAGCTGCACCCGGCGTTCCGGGCCGGCTCCGCAAACCGGCAGATCCGCAACGGCGTGGGGGTGCTGCCCGATGGGCGGGTGCTGTGCGCACTGTCGCGGGAGCCGGTCAACTTCTACGTTTTCGCGCGGTTCTTTCAGCAGCAAGGTTGCCGCAACGCTTTGTATCTGGACGGCTTCGTATCCCGCGCCTACCTGCCGGCGCAGGGCTGGACGCAGACCGACGGCGACCTGGGCGTGCTCATCAGCGTAACCAGCCGATAA
- a CDS encoding GNAT family N-acetyltransferase, with product MFVPLAISAATPADLPALAGLVNNAYRGEASLRGWTSEAHLLDGPRTDEADLRQLAAVPGATFLLACTEAGELVGSVYTKPQAPDLYVGMLSVDPTRQAAGIGRQLLAATETQARQAGFSSVLISVISVRAELIAWYERLGFQRTGEVLPFPVHASPSIPKQPLELLLLRKAV from the coding sequence ATGTTCGTTCCGCTCGCCATTTCCGCCGCCACTCCCGCCGACCTGCCCGCCCTGGCCGGCCTCGTCAACAACGCCTACCGCGGCGAAGCCAGCCTGCGCGGCTGGACCTCCGAAGCCCACCTGCTCGACGGGCCCCGCACCGATGAAGCCGACCTGCGCCAGCTCGCGGCCGTGCCCGGCGCCACCTTCCTGTTGGCTTGCACCGAGGCCGGCGAGCTGGTGGGCAGCGTCTATACCAAGCCCCAGGCGCCCGACCTGTACGTGGGCATGCTGTCCGTGGACCCCACGCGGCAGGCGGCAGGAATCGGGCGGCAGCTGCTGGCCGCCACCGAAACCCAGGCCCGGCAGGCTGGTTTCAGCAGCGTGCTGATTTCCGTCATTTCGGTGCGCGCCGAGTTGATTGCCTGGTACGAGCGGCTGGGCTTCCAACGCACCGGCGAGGTCCTGCCGTTTCCGGTGCACGCCAGCCCCAGCATCCCGAAGCAGCCGCTGGAGCTGCTGCTGCTGCGTAAGGCGGTGTAG